The window TACATCACTCTATTTTATTGCCCAGTTTTGTGTCGCTTTTTTTGTTTCTGGTTTTAATCATGTTCAGGATTTTAAAAAAGCCAAAGATTTAAATTACTTAAAAACTACGAATGTTGTAAGCTATCAGCGCCTTAATCCAAAACACGTTCTTTATTTAATGTTTTTCTTTTTACTAACTGCTTGCTTGATAGGGATTGTGCTGATTTTACGGACGAATTTAGTTCTTATTTTCATTGGCGGAGCAGCAATTTTGGTTGCAATTTGTTATACAGCCGGTCCAATTCCTTTGTCGAGGCTTCCCCTGGGTGAGGCTTTGTCTGGTCCTGTTGAGGGGTTTGGAACAATTTTTATTGCCTCATTTATTAACATGCCGCATCTACCAATTATTTTATCTTTTCATTCCGGCTGGATTGTTAATTTATCTGTCGATCTTGCTGTTTTATTTCAGCTTTTGCTTGTTGGTCTACCGTTTGCGATTCTCGATAGTACAGTTATGTACGCTGATAACATCTGTGATTTGGAACAGGACGTTAAAAACGAACGCTATACACTGCCTTTTTATCTGGGCAAAAAAAAAGCCGTCCAACTTTATCCTCTTTGGCCGACTGCTGCTCTTTTATTTATCTTAATCTCGGTACTTGCCGGTTATTTACCAATATTGAGTTTGCTGGTCTTTCTTTTATTGCCTTGGATAATCAAGAATGTTCGTGTTTTTATGCGGTTTCAGGATAAGACAACGACTTTTCAAACTGTTATAAATAATTTGCTGATGATTGGTACGGCGCAAGTATTAATTATCGCGGTTGCTATTTTTCTATTTTAAAAAATAAATAGCGTAAGCCAGAAAAATAGAAATTAAAAGTGCAAACCAGTCGTTTTTTCGTAATTTTAATTGATAAAGTTGCGTTCGTTTTGCAGCTCCACGATAGCCGCGTGACTCCATGGCTGTTGCCAATTCATCGGCACGATTAAAACTGGCAATAAATTGAGGAATAAAAATTGGTACCACTGCCTTCATTTGCTGAAAAATGTTTCCTTCGCCGAAATCAACTCCTCGGGCACGCTGGGCATTCATGATCTTGCTTGTTTCGTCCATGAGGGTTGGTACGAACCTTAGAGAAAGAGAAAGCATTAATGATATTTCGTTAATTGGAATATGGAAAAACTTCAATGGCTTCAAGAGACTGGAAAGTCCGTTTGCAAGATTTGTAGGTGAAGTTGTTAGAGTTAATAAAGTTGAAATAAATATAATCAAAACAAAACGCAAAAAAACGATCATTCCATAATCTATGCCATATTGCGATATCGTTAGCCATCCCCAATGCCAGTAAAGATGTCCGCCGCTTGAAAACAAAATTTGCATCATAACTGTAAAAATAATCAGCCAAAGCATTGGCTTTAAGCCGTTTAAAAAAAAACTGAAATTAATTTTCGTAACTGCTACACATAGAAAAACGAAGGTGAACAACAGCAAGTTGGATTGCCAATTGTCGGCGAAAAAAGTTAGAAAAATGAAAACTACTGTAATCACCAATTTCATCCGCGGGTCAAGTCGATGGATAAATGTTTTGCCGGGCAGGTATCGACCGATTAATAAGCGATCTATATTCATTTTTCAGCTTTCTTTATTTTAAATTGTTTTTTAATTTCTTTTAACAATTGTTGCTTATTTTTAATTGAATTTACAATAGGGAAACCGGTTTTTTGTAGTTGATTCGCAAATTCGATTGCTGATGGTAAACGTAATCCTTCTTTGCGAATATAATTTTCATCGGAAAATATTTCTTTTGGACTACCGATTTTTGAGACTCTGCCAGCATTTAAGACAATTATCTGATCGGAATAATCGGCAACGTCATCCATTTCATGACTAATCATGACAATTGTTTTGCCTTGTTGATTTAGTCTTTTAAAAAGAGCCATCAGTTTATCCCTGCCACTGGGGTCCAACCCAATTACGGGTTCGTCGAGCAAAAGCAGTTGAGGATCGGAAATTAAGGTTGCGGCGATTGCCACTCTTCGTCTTTGACCGCCAGAGAGATCAAGTTGTGATTTTTGCAAAATTGTTTCTGGCAAATCAACGATTTTAAGAATTCGTCTTGCATTTTCCTTAGCGGTTTTTTCGTCAACGCCAAAATTTTTTGGTCCGAAAATCAAATCTTTTTCAACCGTTTCTTCAAATAATTGGTTTTCAGAAAATTGAAAAATAAAGCCGATGTTTTTTCGAAAATTTTTTAAGTGTTTTTGACTACTTTGAGAATTTAGCTGAAAATCTCCGACTTTTATGTCGCCACTTGCAGGTGTCAAAAGTCCATCAATTAACTGTAGGACTGTTGATTTGCCGCTACCAGTATGGCCAATGATCGAAGTAAAGGAACCACTAGGAATGTTAAAACTAACGTCTTCTAAAGCAACAGTCGAGAAAGGTGTATTCAATTGATAATTGAAATTTACGTTCTTGAAATTGATTTCCATAGAAAATTAACCAGTTCCTTTTGTTGATTGTATTCTTGTGGTGGGTTAATTCCATTATCACGCAAATCTTTTTGCATTTGTTGCAAAAATGGGAGCTTAAGGTCGTTTTCTTCTAGAAGCTTATCATTTAAAAAAAGCCGGTTGATTTTTGTATCAGCGGCGATTTTTCCGTTATTTATCAGAATTACTCGATCTGATAGATCTAATTCGTTTAAATCATGATTAACTGATATGACGGTCAATTTTTTTTGATCCTTCAATTTTTTAATTATCTGCCAAACTTCGTCACGTCCGTCAGGGTCAAGCATACTGGTTGCTTCATCCAGAATCAAAATCTTTGGTTCAATTGCCAAGACTCCGGCAAGAGCCACTCGTTGTTTTTGTCCACCGGATAGACGGGCTGGCTGCTTATCGGAAAAACCGTCCATTCCGACCATTTTTAAAGCCTGGTAAGCACGTTCTAGCATTTGTTTGTGTGGAATCTGATAATTTTCCATTCCGAAAGCAACATCCTCAATTACGCTTCCCGATACGAATTGATTATCAGGATTTTGAAAAACAATCCCAATTTTTTTTCGGATTTGCCAAAGATTTTTTTCTGAAAGTGCCTGACCATCAATAATAATTTGTCCGGATTTTGCCATAAGGAGCCCGTCCAAAAGACGAATTAAAGTACTTTTACCAGATCCATTTTTACCGATTATCGTAAGCCACTCACCGGCAGGAACATTGAAACTAATGTTTTCAATGCTGCTTTTTAAGGATTGAGGGTAACTGTAACTTATTTTTTCTGTTTCAATTATTTTCATTTTAGGATTGGCGATCCATTATTTCGTTTGTTATATCAACTAAAGCTTCCTTTGCCGGCTTATCAGGGAGATTGTTGATTTGCAGGAGTGCTTGTTTAGTATATTTTTTGGCATATTCTTTTGCCATCTTTACTCCGCCAAATTCAATTACCAACTGGGATACTCTTTTTGTATCTTGATCGGTCATTTGATCCTTCTTTTTTAAAAAGGGCAAAAAAGAATCCTTATGCTGGACCATCGACAAGATTAAAGGAGCTGAATAAACTCCTTCACGCATATCGTTATGAACTGGTTTGCCAATTTGCTCGCTGGTATCGGTATAATCCAAAATATCGTCCATTAATTGAAAAGAAATGCCAATGTTCAAACCGATTTTTTCGGCATTTTTTGCAAATTGAACTTTATTACCGCTCTCGTAAGCACCAAGAAAAGTTGCAAGTGAAAATAATTGTCCAGTTTTTCCGGAAATTTGTTTGAAATATTGATCAATTGAAATATTGAAATTGTAGCGTTCGACCATCTGTGTCATTTCGCCATTTAAAATTGCGTTCATGTGATGACCATATTGTTGAATTCCGCGAAAGTCGCTGGCATATTCAGCGAGCAAATTAAAACATACAACGAACAAATAATCGCCTGAATAGACAGCGGTGCTTTGCCCGAACTGTTGCTGAATTGATGACATTCCTCGACGAGTCGGCGATTGATCAACAACGTCATCATGAATTAAAGTCGCCATATGGAGAATTTCGATAGCGGCCGCCAAAGCGATAATCTTATTACGATCAGTTTTTTGGAACATAGAAAATAACAACAAATAAGCCGGTCGAAGCAATTTTCCACCAGAGTTAATCATCTCTAAAATTGCTTTTGAAACCGGCTTATTGTCAGTTCTAATATTTTTTTTCATCAAAGCTAAAGTTAATTCTAATTCCTGTTTGACAAGTGGATACTTATCCCACATTGGATTTATTTTCATATCTTCACTCGTTAAGTCCTTTCTTTAACATTTGAATATTCAAAGCGCAAACGGGATAGAGTACGCACGTGTTCAAAAAGAAAATTAGCTGCGATTCCAACGGCGATTCCAGCTAAAATTCCAATAAATGAAAGAATTGGCATATATAACATGACTGTCCAAGACCCAGCGATCCAACTTGCAACACTTAATTGGCCAACATTAAACAATATCCCACCAGCGGCTGAAATTCCGATCATAGAAATGTGCTTTTCGCCCAACTGCTTAATTAGCAGCATTCCAATCCAAGAAAGAAAAGAACCAGCAGCGGAATACATAAAGGTCGACATTGTTCCACCAAGCAATGTTGTTAGGACTAAACGCATTGCCATCAATAGAAAACTTTCTGAAACCGGTAGGGTATAGATAGATACAATAGTGATAATATTTGCTAATCCTAATTTAGCTCCCGGCGCAAAAGCGAAAGGAAATGGAATCATTCGTTCAATTAAACCGATAATAACTCCCTGAGCGCAAAGCAAAGAAATATAGACATATTGCCGCGTCTTTTCCGAAGAGTAGTTCAATTAACGATTCCCCCAAAGGTACGACCACTGCTGGATCTTATTTCAACGATTAATTTATGCGGTAGACAAACGATTGATTGTCCTGCTTTATTAATTGCTGCATGGTGGACACAAATTTGGTCCGGGCAGTTTGCTTCGACTATTCTAACTTTATTTCCGGTCGCGACTACCACGTTATACGCCTTTCCGTTTGTAAAACGATATTTCGTTGTACCGGTATGTCCTGTCAGCTTAATTTTATGAACAACTTTCCTTTTGTGGGTGATAACAGCAGTCAATACCTCTTGGGCACCGGCTGATTGTTCTTTTTGTTCCTTAAGCGAGAAAATTCCTAAAGGTGTAAACGAAAGTAAAACCAAAAAGACCACGATTATCAGATCAAGAGGTTTGATCATCTTTAAATATTTTTTTACGCCAGCAGAAATTTTCATTGATTCAGGTTCTTAACTATTTATTTATAAATTGCTCTTTCTTTTCCATACCACCAATTTACGAAATGCTTTCTTATCCAAGGAATTACATATTTATCAAGTCCGAAGATTCTTCCAGAACCATTCATGGCTGCAATCGCCATTGGAATCATCCAGATATTCGTCCAATAAAACATTGAACTTAAGGAAAAGATGACAACGAATCCAACTGATGCAGCCGATGCCAGCCAGGTAAATAAACCAAAAATAAGCGCTAAGCCGATCAGCAATTCAAAAATAGTCATCGTCTTTTGCATAATGAAAGCAATATTTGTATTAGGAATCATAAACTTTGTTATATCGTAGTACCATTTCGGCATATGCTTGAATATCAACATTGGTTGATTTCCGTATTCATACGACAGAGAGAAAGTTGTTTTAGCTGTTGTAGCAGTCGAAGTTGTTGCATCGCTTCCAGCTGCTGAAGCTCCGGAAGTCGTGTTGACAATTAGCCAGTCAAAACTTGTAAGCCGCAATTTGTTTATAAACCAAGAATCTTTGCCGCCGATCTTTTGGGAAACATCGACGAGCCAAGTAGCACCAAGAAACAGTCGAGCCGGAAGGGACCAAAGGACATTGCCTTGTCGGCTCAAGTAGCCGTGAAACATGTTTCGTTCGTTACGGGTATTAAAGAATTCGTGCCGCAGGTACCTAAAGAAATAATAAGCGTTTGTAATCTGCAAAAAATATATGAAATTGATCATATGCTTAACTGCTTGAGCAAAGAAGCCACTCAAGTGCGTATTTTTTCCGATATGAGCAACTGCATATTTCGAACCAATTGATACGACGAAACCAGAATATTTACCTTCAAATTCAGCCGTTGTTTTTTGTCCGGCAATTGCAAGAGAGATATTTTTTGCGGCGACTTTAGCTCCAGCTTCGGCTCCTTGAACCGTTTGTGGCTGGCCTTTTCCCGAACCGTCTTGATCGGTTAGCGAAACATCACCAAGAACGTAAATTTTTGAATCATCCAGTGATTGACCCTGCTTGTTAACTAGAATTCTTCCACCGCGGCCTTGCTGCAATCCGAATTCACTTACTTTAGTTGGAGCTTTAACTCCGGCCGTCCAAATTAGAGTCGAGGTAGAGAATTTATTTCCGCCTTTAAAATCGATCAATCCGTCACCAACACTTACGACATCGGTATTTTTGAGGACTTCAACACCGTGTTTGATTAAGTATCTTTCACCTTTATCAGCATCTTTTCGATCAAGCATGTTCATTAAGGTCGGAGCCATTTCAATCAATGTTAATTTAATTTCTGATGGATCAATCTTGTTTTCTTTTGCAAGAACTTTTTTCCAATCGACTAATTCGCCAATCATTTCGATTCCTGTAAAACCAGATCCAACGACTGCAATTGTCAACAGACTTTTACGTTTATTCAAATCTGTTTCAACTGCTCCAAGACGAACATGCTCTTCAATTGCATGTTTTAATTCAATTGCTTGTTCCATTGAACCAAGAGTGTAGCCGAACTTTTCAACTCCCGGTGTTGAAAAAGTATTCGGTTCCGATCCGGCACTTAAAACTAAATAGTCATAAGGGTACTGACCGTTTTTTGTAATAACCTGCTTCTTTTTGCGATCAATTCCGCTTACTTCGTCAGTAACGATATTGACATTTTTTCTATGACAAAACAGTTTTTGTAAATCATATTGAATGGCCTCAGCTTCAACACGATCAGCAGCAACTTCATATAATTCCGTCATGTAAGTCATGTAAGAATTCTTATCGATTAAAGTAATTTTTACGCCGGAATTCTTTTTGAATTTCTTTGCGAGGTTCTTGACAGTATAAATTCCGCCAAATCCACCACCAACAACGACAATGTTGTTATTCGACATTTTGACAACTCCTCCAATTGTTATAAAGTTAACTAACTTCCTAATTGTAACCCTTTTCATACAGGCTTGTCTAGCTGATTTTTTTAAGAAACCAAATTACTTTAAACGAGTTCAATTGTATGTTTTGGTCACTTTATTTAAAAATAAAAAAGTTTTGTTTTTGTATAATTTGCATCGATTTATTCATATAAAAATTGAACAAGTAGAATGAAGTAATGAATCAATTTAATTTAATCGCAACTTCCGGGCAGGGAATCGAAGCACTCGTTGCCAAAGAACTGAATAAGTTAGGCTATCAAACGCGAACCGAGAATGGCTATGTTCGTTTTTCCGGTAATCAAAGGGACATTTTAAAAACGAATATTTGGTTGAGAACAGCTGATCGTGTCAAAATTCTTGTTGGCGAATTTCACACTTTGCGTTTTGATGATCTTTTTGAGTCAGTTAAAGCACTTCCGTGGAGTGAATTCATTAATTGGGATGACCAATTTCCGGTAATGGAAGCTCACAGTCATGATTCACAACTATTCAGTGTTCCAGATATTCAACGAATTACTAAAAAAGCGATTGTTGAAGCTTTGAGATCGCAAACCGGTCATGAAGATCTTCCAGAAACTGGTCAACACATCGGAATTGATATACGAATTGATAAAAACAATGTTCGAATTATGATTGATACAAGCGGCGAATCGCTTTTTAAACGTGGTTATCGTACGGAACACGGTGGAGCTCCATTGAAGGAAAATTTTGCTGCTGCTCTAGTTCTTCTAACGAATTGGTTTACAGATAATCCTTTTGTTGATCCGGTCTGTGGATCGGGAACAATTCCGATCGAAGCTGCTCTGATCGGAAAAAATATTGCGCCGGGAATTAATCGGACCTTTGAAATTGAGTCTTGGGGTTGGTTTGATCAAAAACTTAGTCAGGATGTTAGAGAAGAAGCAGACAGCCTGGCAAAATATGATCAGATCCTGGATATTAGCGGTTATGACATTGATGGAAATATGATCAGAATTTCCAAAGAGAATGCAAAAAAAGCCGGTCTATATAACGACATTACTTTTAAACAATTAGCGGTTAAAGATTGGCAAACAGACAAAACTAATGGAATTTTAGTAGCAAATCCCCCATATGGCCAAAGGCTTGGTGAAATTGAAGATGCACGGCAAATTTATCAGCAAATGGGATATATATATAATCAGATGCCAACATGGAGCAAGTATATTTTGACTAGCGACGAAGAATTTGAACAATTTTATGCAAAAAAAGCGACGAAAAAAAGGAAATTGTATAATGGACCAATTCGAACAGATCTATATCAATATTGGGGCAAAAAGGTTCGCTGATTTATAATGAATAAAATGAAAAGCAAGCGCTTAATAACTTATTATCAAGATTTAACTTTTAAAGGACAGATAGCATTGATTTGGTTAGCAATTTTTGGCTTTTTTGCTTTAATTGTTCAACTAGAATTCTCGCGTTTGGCTCTTGGCGCCTTTATTGTCTGGGGTTTATTTTTATTTACGGTTATTTTTTATGTTTTTCGTTTGCGTCTGCTGTTGGATGACGATCATATTCTTTTTCAGGGGATTTTTTTTGGCAGCGATCTTGATATTGAAATAAAAGATATTCGGATCGTTAAAATATTTCCAAAGAAGCGTTTTATCGAGTTTAGTTTTGATAACCGGAATTATCGAATTATTACAAGTAAAAAGGCAATTAAATATTTCCAGAAAATAAATGACAGTTCGAACAGTTTAAATGGAAAATAAGCAGATTTTAGAAAGTACAATCATTGATCAAACCGGAAGACTGGATAAAGTTTTAGCAATCAATTTTTCCAATTTTTCCCGAAATCAGATAAAAAAATTAATCGATCAAGGTAGAGTGATTGTTGACGGAGACCCCGCGCTTGCGAAGTATCGTGTTCAGGCTGGAGACCATATTATTATCGAAGTTCCGCCCGTTAAAAAAACAAAGTTATTGCCTGAAAAAATTACTCTGGATATTCTTTACGAAGATAATGATTTAATCGTTGTGAATAAACCTCAGGGCATGGTTGTCCATCCAAGCGCCGGCCACTGGGAACATACGCTTGTTAATGCTTTGCTTAATCATGCTCCTTTATCAACAATTAACGGAGAATTTCGACCTGGGATTGTCCATCGGATTGACAAGGATACCAGCGGATTATTGATGGTTGCCAAAAATAATTTTGCTCATGAACATTTGTCCGCCGATTTGAAATCGCATAAAACAGGACGCAAGTATTTAGCGATTGTTCATGGGAATTTTTCTGAGAAAAAAGGCACGATTAAGGCACCAATTGGCCGTGACCCCAAAAATCGTCAAAAACAAGCAGTTGTTGCTAATGGCCGAGAAGCAGTAACTTATTTTCGAGTTTTAGAGAGCTTTTCGAACTATTCTTTAATTGAAGCTGTCTTGGAAACTGGTCGTACTCATCAAATTCGTGTACATATGGCTTATATTGGCCATCCGGTTGCTGGCGATCCATTATATGGGCCTCGAAAAACTTTGTCGGGAAAAGGGCAGTATCTATTTGCGAGCAGTTTATCTCTGACACAGCCACATACAGGAGAGGAACTAAATTTTAGTGCGCCTTTACCTGATTATTTTCAAAAAATGCTTTCAAAATTGAGAAGTGAAAAATGAAGAAAAACTATGAAAAATTGAGTCAAAAATATTATGACAAAATTGCTGGTCATTTTGATTTTTCAATCTCGGGATTTTTTTCCTATCCTTTTAAACGTTTAATAAATCATAATTTAAAATTGAAAAATAGCGATTGTTTGCTGGATGTTGGCTGTGCTAATGGCCGTTTACTCGGATTGCTCGGAAAACAGGCCGAAATAATTGGAACAGGTATCGATATATCAGGAGAAATGATTTCTATCGCAAAACAAAAATACCCTGAATATCGCTTTGCCTGTGCTTCTTCAGAAAAAATTCCATTCAAAAATGAGCAGTTTGATTATATTATCTGTTCGGCATCTTTCCACCACTTTCCAGATCCAGTTTATTTTTTAAATTCGATTAAAAGATTTTTAAAAGCGGATGGCCGTTTAATAATAGCTGAAATTAATATTCCGATTTTCCACAGTCTCTATAATGATATGATCGTATCTCACTCTAAAGAGGGGGACGTCAAGGCTTATAAAACAAGTGAATTAATCAATTTGTTTCAAGAAAACTCTTTTAAAATTTTGAAAAAAGAAATTCTTTTTCAAATCCAATATTACGAACTAAGCCTTTAATTCTTCAACTAATTTTCGATTCGGAGTTACATAAATTGTTTGCTGCCCTTCGAAAACCACAAAGCCAGGTTTGGAACCATTTGGCTTTCGTAGTCTTCCAACTGGCAAGTAATCAACAGCGACATTGGCCGAATTTTTTGCTTTGCTGAAATAGGCTGCCAATTTAGCTGCTTCTACCAATGTTTCATCACTTGGATGATTGGAATGGATAATAACATGGGAACCTGGTATTTTCTGTACATGAAGCCAAATATCGTCTTTTTGCGCACTTTTCATACTTAGCTGATCATTTTGAAAATTATTTTTGCCGACTTCGATCGCGGTTCCGTCATTAGCAGTAAAACGATCTGGTTTAGCTATTTTAGATCTTTTTTTGACAGGCTTTTTTTCATTTTTTTTATCTTTTAAATATCCTTCTCTTACCAGTTCGATCTTTATTTGACCAAGATCTTTTGGAGAAGCATCCTTTAATTGTTCCTCTATATTTTCAAAGTAATTTAATTCTTCGGTTGCCAGTTTGATTTGTTTATCAAGATATTTTACAGATTTTTTTAGTTTTTGATATTTTGTGAAATATTTTTGAGCATTTGCGTTTGCCGATATTTTGGGATCCAGAGAAATATCAATTTCTTTTCCATCATAATAATTATTTAAGGCGACTGAATTGTCACCACGAGTTATTTTATTTTGAAAGCTTGTGAGCAACTCGCCTTTAATTCGATAATCATTCGCTTGCTCTGTCTTCGCTAAATCATTATTCAAGTTTCGTAATTTTCGTCGGTTTCTATGCAGTTCGTTTTTTACGATTTGATCGATTTGTGACGAAAGCGCATGAACCCTTGATTGATTAGCCGACTGGGCATAATACGTGTCTAAAAGATCGGATAGCAAAGGAAAGAAAGATTTTTCACCAGTAATAGTTTTATAAGGAAAAACCGTGAATTCAGATTTTTTTTCATTGATTTTTGTCAGTGTTGCCTGCGACTTGTCGAATTTTTTAAACCAATCTGTTAGATATTCAGCGTTAGCAGCTTCTTTAGCAGATATCATTGACATTCCTTGGTAATGTTCTGCCAGCACATGTTGATCATTTGAAGTAAATTCGCTTGATTCAAAAGGATTGATTAAATTCTGTTTTGGTGGCCTTTGGTATTGGGCACCGGGCAGGAGAATGCGAACTCGGTTTTCAAAAGCCGGTACATGTTTTATCAATTCGATGATTTTATTTTCTGAATCAAGAAAAAATATATTTGAATGACGTCCCATGATTTCGAGCACTAACTTATAAG of the Oenococcus sp. UCMA 16435 genome contains:
- a CDS encoding fibronectin/fibrinogen-binding protein, encoding MAFDGLFLHAMTKELNKELAGGRITKIAFPFPHEIILTVRSFRKNRKLLLSAHPVMARAQITKVDFENPLTAPNFVMVLRRYLQGGKILAFKQIENDRILEILVANANEIGDAVSYKLVLEIMGRHSNIFFLDSENKIIELIKHVPAFENRVRILLPGAQYQRPPKQNLINPFESSEFTSNDQHVLAEHYQGMSMISAKEAANAEYLTDWFKKFDKSQATLTKINEKKSEFTVFPYKTITGEKSFFPLLSDLLDTYYAQSANQSRVHALSSQIDQIVKNELHRNRRKLRNLNNDLAKTEQANDYRIKGELLTSFQNKITRGDNSVALNNYYDGKEIDISLDPKISANANAQKYFTKYQKLKKSVKYLDKQIKLATEELNYFENIEEQLKDASPKDLGQIKIELVREGYLKDKKNEKKPVKKRSKIAKPDRFTANDGTAIEVGKNNFQNDQLSMKSAQKDDIWLHVQKIPGSHVIIHSNHPSDETLVEAAKLAAYFSKAKNSANVAVDYLPVGRLRKPNGSKPGFVVFEGQQTIYVTPNRKLVEELKA